One genomic window of Fusarium verticillioides 7600 chromosome 2, whole genome shotgun sequence includes the following:
- a CDS encoding proline dehydrogenase gives MSSALRRGTAQPLRWATASNAITINTLRPCLTITKTNMVARRHIHSSERRTNTIVEQQQIPDPLPPIAPSKAPLSVLPLIMILRSLATMTVSSSPLLLPPSLHVMGILANTTNPLLNPDKNPLLRYFLKKTFYAQFCAGEKSPEIKKTIDGLKNIGFTGVILNYAKEVVLTKDEGEGLKNGAMETDECIQNEILPWARGTLETVRLAEPGDFVALKFTGAGSIALYQLKDRLPPSPAMYKAIDSICQLAHERGVRLLFDAEQDMLQDGIDDWTLEFTRKYNKGLGEAVIFGTYQAYKKKCPEVLSNHLKLAQVENFALGVKLVRGAYLNSDPRELFHDTKEETDACFDSLAASVLTREWNIDVKGSGEYPAASLVVASHNAESVRRSRAIMEAGRAKSDIAFAQLQGMADEVSCELVEAGQSDKTKSLPAYKYLVWGTTGECMKYLLRRAHENKDAVQRTRGSRDALWAELVRRCKSAVGLA, from the coding sequence ATGAGCTCGGCCCTTCGGCGAGGGACTGCCCAGCCCCTTCGCTGGGCGACTGCTTCcaacgccatcaccatcaacacaCTCCGACCATGCCTCACCATCACAAAGACCAACATGGTCGCCCGCCGTCACATCCACTCCTCTGAGCGACGCAcaaacaccatcgtcgagcagcagcagatccccgatcctcttcctcccatcGCCCCCAGCAAGGCGCCTCTCTCCGTTCTCCCTCTCATCATGATTCTCCGATCTCTCGCCACCATGAccgtctcctcctcgcctcTGCTCCTACCTCCCTCTCTGCACGTCATGGGTATTctggccaacaccaccaacccTCTGCTCAACCCCGACAAGAACCCGCTTCTGCGATATTTCCTCAAGAAGACCTTTTACGCTCAGTTCTGCGCGGGTGAGAAGTCacccgagatcaagaagactaTCGATGGACTCAAGAACATTGGTTTCACTGGTGTTATTCTGAACTACGCCAAGGAGGTTGTCCTCACCAAAGATGAGGGCGAGGGTCTGAAGAACGGTGCCATGGAGACCGACGAGTGCATTCAGAACGAGATTCTTCCCTGGGCTCGAGGCACTCTCGAGACTGTCCGACTTGCTGAGCCTGGTGACTTTGTCGCCCTCAAGTTTACTGGAGCCGGAAGCATCGCTCTCTACCAGCTCAAGGACCGTCTTCCTCCCAGCCCCGCCATGTACAAGGCCATCGACTCCATTTGCCAGCTTGCCCACGAGCGAGGTGTCCGCCTCCTCTTCGACGCCGAGCAGGACATGCTCCAGGACGGCATTGACGACTGGACTCTCGAGTTCACCCGCAAGTACAACAAGGGACTTGGCGAGGCTGTTATCTTCGGTACCTACCAAGCCTACAAGAAGAAGTGCCCCGAGGTTCTTTCCAACCACCTGAAACTCGCTCAAGTCGAGAACTTTGCTCTCGGTGTCAAGCTTGTCCGTGGCGCTTATCTCAACTCTGACCCCCGCGAGCTCTTCCACgacaccaaggaggagaccgACGCCTGCTTCGACTCCCTCGCTGCCAGCGTCCTCACCCGCGAGTGGAACATTGACGTCAAGGGTTCCGGCGAGTACCCCGCTGCCAGCCTTGTCGTCGCCTCTCACAACGCCGAGTCCGTGCGACGAAGCCGCGCCATCATGGAGGCCGGCCGAGCCAAGTCCGACATTGCTTTTGCTCAACTCCAGGGCATGGCTGACGAGGTCAGCTGCGAGCTCGTCGAGGCTGGCCAGTctgacaagaccaagagtcTGCCCGCCTACAAGTACCTCGTCTGGGGAACCACTGGCGAGTGCATGAAGTACCTCCTGCGACGCGCACACGAAAACAAGGACGCCGTTCAACGAACCAGGGGCAGCCGGGATGCTCTCTGGGCCGAGCTTGTCCGACGATGCAAGAGCGCCGTCGGCTTGGCTTAA